The genomic stretch CGGTAATGGTTCATGGCGGGGCCAACGTACCAACCGTCGGCTGCGTGGGGGGCCCAAGTTCTGCGAATTGACGGTTTTTCGTGTACAAGCACGCGGATGCCCGGGGGAGCCAGAGGGGTATGATTGTAGTCGAACGAGCCGTGGAGTTGGGCCCAGGACGACAGATTTGGGTTGATACGAGACCCTCGAAGAAGGTTGAGAGTCATGATGGCTTGTGGGAGTAAGCGATCCCAAAGGTGAAGCGGAAAGTTTTTGTCTGTGCTGCACAGACCTGCAATGAAGTGGTTTTTGAACGTGCGGATGgcccgttcggcggcgttcCGACGGTGCACGTGAGGCGGAGCTAATTGAAAATCAATATTGACAGAGGACATGAATTGTTGTAATGCAGTtgaggcttcgttgtctaaGCGTTGGAGTTGGGGGCGCAGACCTTTGGAGGACAGCATGGCGTGGGCACGCTGGTAGGCGCTCAAGATCTCGGGACCGGTGCGGTTCTTCATGGCTTCGACATGAATAAAATTGCTGTCGTAATTATAGACCACTAGCATGTAAGCATTGCCGGAGCTTGAAGTGGTAACGAAACGGCCGGTGGGGTCGGTAAAAATTTTTCCGGTGACTTCGGCGAAATCGGCGTACAAAAACTGCGTCCTGGCGGCTGGAGGGTCTTGTACGACgggattggtgtcgaaatTAATGTCGTCAGGATCAACAGAGGCACACAGGGTGACCTTGGGCTTGGTTGAGCGCAAGTTGGACCGTTGCTGGTCAAGGTGTCCCTTGACCATAGGGACGGACTGTGGGGGGTGCCGTTTTACCTGTGCAGACGTGATGTCCGGAAAGGTTGTGAGGCGGCCTTCGTCAATGGCCTTGCACCATGTCGAAAGTTGTGGCGAGAATAAGGATGCATGAACAAAGGCAATGCGGTCGGCAAGGGTCCCTGAGTGGTCTCCGAGGTGATTcgcaaaatttttgtcgtgcaAAGGCGCATGCAATTCAGTGGCGGGAGGATTTGGCGTTACAGGGGAGTCTAGGGTCCACAATCGGGTGCAAGGAGAACGGCCGCCGCGAAGAACGACAGTGTTATTGAGCTCAATGCTGACCGCGTCGGATGTGAATGTGGCGGTACAGCCGTGGTCACAAAGTTGGCCGATGGAAATGAGGGATCCATTCGAGAGACCAGGAAAGATGTGGGCGGTACGAGCTGCCGGAGGAAGCGAAGGAATGTTGAGTTCGGTGATGTGACTTGAAGTAATTGTGCGACCATCAGGGAGGACCACGTTGATGCCGGGGACTGTCGGTTGGCAGTGTATGTGAGCAATGTTGGTGCTCAAAAAATGTCCGGTACAGCCAGTGTCTGCAATGGCGTCGGGAGGAAAAAATGGCGGGGAGGAAGCTAACGGAGGAgtgtttggtgcaactgaagacTTATTTTTGTTATGATAAGTATTCAGCGGCACACTCAACAGTTtggccgtccctctttcctatttggGCACCGGTGGCGTGTATTGATAGGTCTTGGTCGACCCGCCTTGTTTGTCGTGCAATGTAGCGCCGGTTTTGTGCCCCGGGGCCTGTTTTTCACATGTTGCACTGGTGTGCTTCGTGTTGTGCACGATGCCGTGTGTCCAGCAATACGATTTGCCCTTGATGACAGTACTCTGATTTGCGGTGTGGTAACCCGCAGAgctgctggtggcggtgagGGCAAGATCCTTGTTggccttctggaaatgttttttgaaatttgccaaagttTTATCGGCTTCATCTTTATAATGCCAGTCGCGAGAAGCAAGATCAAAGAGTCCGgttttttcgatgatctGGTAGCCGATGCGAGCGATAATACGTTCGTCCATGACTTGGCCAGACGCAATGATAAActgattgcctttttcaagctGCTGGAAGAGTTGCTGGATAGGCGTTGGTGGATGCCAGGCGGCTTTCATGCGttcgtcgttggcgatgaGATCCGAAGCCTGAATTTTACCAAAGGTTTCCCAAAGATGAGAGAGGATTTTGAGGGGAGAGACTTTGTTAAAGCCTCGTGTAGGATGACCGAGAGATTCGATGTATTCGATGGGAATGGCTTCAAGGAGTTGATTGCGAAACGCTTTGATGGCGTTGTGATAGAGGTCAAACAGCTTTTATCGTTTGTCGTTCTGGCGGTTAGCTTCGACAATTTGAGGGGCTGTGGCGTTGGCAGCGTGAACTGGGTCGAAAGGCGGTTGCACAGGAGGAATGCATGGAATGCCGTCGGTCATTTCGAGGTACTCGGTTTCGGAAATtacgagaaaaaggtgaccGTGTTGGCCATCTCCAAGAGTGGAGGAAAGGGTCTCCGCATTGTCGTTGATTTCATACTGAAGCTGATGGAGCGACAAGTAATCGGGTTCGGTTGTCGCGGTAGCAATCGGGGTGAGTTTGCTGTGCGGAAACGAGTCAATGAGGTCTTTGGGAGTAGACTTGGTGGTCatgatgacgaaagcgatcggatctttcggatgtggttttgttggccttgcaggTTAGACTGGAACTTGTTTGGCAGACAACAGAGGAGAGGACGAGATGTCGTCGTGTGCGATAGGTGATATTgtgaggaaattggaaaattgacgttcttattagttctattgatgagctctacaaacgcaagaacgcgaatgatggaaatcgatgaactaataagatttatgactagtttgagaatcgtgattgagtttgtatgatgcagctgaatcgccaatgactgtttcatatggcgatgacttgtttgaaatgtaaacgggaagactagaacgttcgtaggacgttaaagctctgtatgtaaccgtgataggttctttggtactatcaatcttgtcacaacggattgggagaatatcagtcttgtcacaGCGGaatgggaaagatttagtaggcccaatggaattattAACACATACGTCCCCGCCAACAATGTTGCACTCAGTCCCTGGGTCTAGGATAGCTCTTGGTTTCTTGTTGCCTACGCGTCCGCGGCGGGAGATAGGGCTTTGACGAGACTTGGCACGCTTGTGCTTCCGCTTCGACGGAttcttctgctttttcgcCCGTTCTTTCTTCACAGGTGCAGTAGAATCTTCCTCTTGACCGGACTCAATTTCGACATCGTTATACTCATCACCTTCGACGTGGTCGTCCGGATCCTTCATACTGATCCGGATGGAGGAGTCAGGCGTGCCGGATGTCTTCGTTTCCGTTCGACGGACAACACCGGTGATTCGCCTCCCCTTGCCTCTCTTGCCCTTCTTGGACAAGGAGCCCCCCTTGCCTTGGGTGTTGCGGGTCTTGACGGATTTGTCGGAACTGTCATTATTGTGCTCTCTTTTCAACGGGGTTTTACCTTTCCTGTCATACTCAGTGCTTGCCAGTTTGTCCAATCGAAGAATACGCCCTTCGGAGTTCCAAACTCCTTTCCACTTGATTAGATTCTTGCGAGCACTTGCTGGCTTGACCAGGTTAAGTATAGAGTTCGGAATCGAAGGAATTTTCCCACTTGACGGACCTCCACCATTCGACTTGCCGCCCTCGCTCGACTTGAACCGTCTAGCTTTCTTGGCCGACAATGTGGAGTCCTTCATGAGGACTTGCTTGCGCATACAAATGGGCACAACACATTAATTGAAGTCCGCAGTTGAATCTCCTTCCAACTGCTGTTTGACCACATTGTAGTCTTTGTCAATGATCTTGTCGAGAAACTGATGTCGTTTTGTATCCGCCGTATAACCCTCACCATTCTCTTTGAGCTTCTGGCTGAATCTCTTGAAATGGTTGACAAAGGTCCCGGCTGGGGTCGCATCATCAAGCAGTAGCTCATCCAGCTTGCTATGATACTTGTTGATGATTGTCCGACCGGTATCCAATATACCATACCATTCCTTGATAGCCATCCACGCGGCGTATCCGTTCTGGTCCTTCACGTCTTCCATGATATGCATTGTGGCACCATCCACAAGAGCAATCACAAACATGTGATAGAGCTCATTGTTTCTGGCGGCATCAAAATCATTTCCGACTCCTCAAGGACCATTGAGGAGTTTACGATAAACGGTGATTCCGAGAGCCGTTGCGGTTTTGTTGACCAgtcttcaaaatcttccagATCACCTGAAAACTTTGAGATTGTGTTAATACTCGCTTTCATTGTTCCGTGGCGAGGGTCGAGTCCAGCAGCCGGGTTCGGAGCATTTGCTCCAACATTCTGATGGTTAGACAACAACACAAGGTTGATATCTCCCATCGTCGTATCGGGACCGATTTCCTTACCGCTGCTGAGGTACTCAGCCACACGCTTCAGTTTGTATCGCTTTGGCAGTGTCCCAACCTGGTCTCCCAACACTTGTGTGAATGCAGGAAGGTCCAACGACGCAATGGTAGTCCAATCGGTGATACCGGCTTCAGCAAACAAAGCTGCTTTGGCATCCGACAAACCGACGAGATAATGATCAAAGGTTCCATGTTTCTGTGGGATCTGTTACTCATAAAGAATGAACAAAGTTTGTCTCATAAGCTAATAAAAGTATGCTATGCCTAgaacaattgttggcctgttagtgccctacgagatgctcttttccaatcggtgattaccaaccagaagtgggaaaagagctcccgcagtattgCCTGCGGAATTCTCACTGATATGTATCGTCACACGACTGCACGGAGAAActcttagagtagttatcctttacatgttactagaaccaacaaatggcttccatagttgcacagacaaaggaaagtagcgacggatgacacacgcaccgtctgcgtcatctggtgacgtgccgaagtgtctcgtgtgctacacacacaattctaacaatACGATGACGAGATGAACAAATAGCATGCTGTGCCGCACTGCACATGTCGACCGTTATTCTCGCCTCCATTGACCCCACCGGCACAACGATTACGTCTCATAGTCA from Phaeodactylum tricornutum CCAP 1055/1 chromosome 12, whole genome shotgun sequence encodes the following:
- a CDS encoding predicted protein; the encoded protein is MTTKSTPKDLIDSFPHSKLTPIATATTEPDYLSLHQLQYEINDNAETLSSTLGDGQHGHLFLVISETEYLEMTDGIPCIPPVQPPFDPVHAANATAPQILFDLYHNAIKAFRNQLLEAIPIEYIESLGHPTRGFNKVSPLKILSHLWETFGKIQASDLIANDERMKAAWHPPTPIQQLFQQLEKGNQFIIASGQVMDERIIARIGYQIIEKTGLFDLASRDWHYKDEADKTLANFKKHFQKANKDLALTATSSSAGYHTANQSTVIKGKSYCWTHGIVHNTKHTSATCEKQAPGHKTGATLHDKQGGSTKTYQYTPPSSVAPNTPPLASSPPFFPPDAIADTGCTGHFLSTNIAHIHCQPTVPGINVVLPDGRTITSSHITELNIPSLPPAARTAHIFPGLSNGSLISIGQLCDHGCTATFTSDAVSIELNNTVVLRGGRSPCTRLWTLDSPVTPNPPATELHAPLHDKNFANHLGDHSGTLADRIAFVHASLFSPQLSTWCKAIDEGRLTTFPDITSAQVKRHPPQSVPMVKGHLDQQRSNLRSTKPKVTLCASVDPDDINFDTNPVVQDPPAARTQFLYADFAEVTGKIFTDPTGRFVTTSSSGNAYMLVVYNYDSNFIHVEAMKNRTGPEILSAYQRAHAMLSSKGLRPQLQRLDNEASTALQQFMSSVNIDFQLAPPHVHRRNAAERAIRTFKNHFIAGLCSTDKNFPLHLWDRLLPQAIMTLNLLRGSRINPNLSSWAQLHGSFDYNHTPLAPPGIRVLVHEKPSIRRTWAPHAADGWYVGPAMNHYRCYRVWVKETTSERISDTLTWFPSQVKMPSTSSRDTIVAAAHDLAHALAHPSPASPLSPLSVNEREALSQLSDIFSKAANPVDSSLPVAPTATLSPPAASTSSPRQVRFRNPVTESLPRVPTATAAPPQSLPRVPPPDSEAETYKLVTCNPRQARPPAPVVPSPKVPTPPHSHGTRLQAALYPDAFDSANAVSLAIQLHHTDSITILKLVRNLISSSISIIRVLAFVELINSMDSSGKGDWCRSPARLSTGMTVLSTGSRDGAHYLGRGTQGEPVETNLVCLATNSDTDGFGQAQSQLGIQKHDVTVSGLDRCHAKEHGNYDECAHGAVYNTVENSETDHNGAWQIVEPNGK
- a CDS encoding predicted protein, which codes for MTQTKHGTFDHYLVGLSDAKAALFAEAGITDWTTIASLDLPAFTQVLGDQVGTLPKRYKLKRVAEYLSSGKEIGPDTTMGDINLVLLSNHQNVGANAPNPAAGLDPRHGTMKASINTISKFSGDLEDFEDWSTKPQRLSESPNNELYHMFVIALVDGATMHIMEDVKDQNGYAAWMAIKEWYGILDTGRTIINKYHSKLDELLLDDATPAGTFVNHFKRFSQKLKENGEGYTADTKRHQFLDKIIDKDYNVQVLMKDSTLSAKKARRFKSSEGGKSNGGGPSSGKIPSIPNSILNLVKPASARKNLIKWKGVWNSEGRILRLDKLASTEYDRKGKTPLKREHNNDSSDKSVKTRNTQGKGGSLSKKGKRGKGRRITGVVRRTETKTSGTPDSSIRISMKDPDDHVEGDEYNDVEIESGQEEDSTAPVKKERAKKQKNPSKRKHKRAKSRQSPISRRGRVGNKKPRAILDPGTECNIVGGDVCVNNSIGPTKSFPFRCDKTDILPIRCDKIDSTKEPITVTYRALTSYERSSLPVYISNKSSPYETVIGDSAASYKLNHDSQTSHKSY